In Streptomyces sp. NBC_00341, the DNA window CCGACGGCAGCGGGCCGGCCGGCACCGCGACCGCCAAGACCGGCAAGGGGAGCGCCGAACTCGCCGACGGTTCCGGCACCAAGGTCGCACTCGTCCCGGGCGGCGCCCACCCGTACTTCCAGCCATGGAAGAAGGCGGGCGCGGATGCCGAGAAGACGCTGAAGCTGGGCGATGTGACGTTCGACGAGACGGCCGAGTGGGACCAGCAGAAGCAGAACAACCTGCTGTCGACCCTGGCCGCGCGCGGCTACAACGCCTTCGGTGTCTTCGGGGTGTCCCCCACCGACGTCAACACCACCTTCTCCGACCTCAAGTCCCAGGGCTTCGCGGTGGCCTCCCTGGGGTCGTGCCCCGCCGGCGGCAGGAACGAGGCCGACTTCTGCCTCTCCACCGATGTGGAACTCGCCGCCTACAAGGCGGCCGAGGCCACCATCGAGGCGATGGGCGGCAAGGGCACGATCGTTCACCTGACGGGCAACAACGTCGACGCCAACACGCAGCTTCGGATCAAGGGCGTGCAGAAGGCCGTGAAGGAGACCGGCGGCAAGGTCGACCTGCTGCAGAACATCACCGATATCGACAAGGACCTCCAGACCGCGCAGAAGGCCGTCTCCGACCTGCTCGCGACCAAGGGCTCACGGATCCAGGGCATCGTCTCGACCGCGTACAACCCGGCGGTCGCCGCGGCCGAGGCCGTTCAGGAGACGGGCTCGAAAGCCAAGGTCGTGGCGATCGACGACGACGCCAAGATCCTCTCCTCGATCAAGAACGGCTCGGTGAGCGCCACGGTCGTGCAGAACCCGGTGGGTCAGGCCGAGATCGGCGCCTGGGCGCTCGCGCTCCTGCAGACCAAGCAGTGCACGGTCAAGCAGCCGGGCCAGGTCATCGACTCGGGTTCCTTCGTCGTCACGAAGCCGAACCTCGGGACGTACGACAAGGCGCGCGACACCAAGACAGCGGAGCTGAAGAAGCAGTTCGCCGACGAGTACCTCTCCTGCGGCTGACCGTCCCGGCACAACGACAGAAAGTCAGCAACCGGCATGACCATGATCACGAAAGCGACGGCCCTGCTGGCCGACATCGCGGTGGAGACCGACCGCACCGACGCCGTGCAGTCCTTCGTCAAACAGGAGACGGTCCTCGTCACCCTGACGACCACGGACGGCATCGAGGGAACCGGCTACGCCTACACCATCGGCACCGGCGGCACGTCCGTCCTGGCCCTCCTGCGCGACCATCTGCTGCCACTCCTCGCCGGGAAGGACGCCCGCAACGTTGAGGGGCTCTGGCAGGAGCTGTTCGGCCTGACCCGTGCCACCACCACCGGCGCGATCACCTCGCTCGCGCTCGCCGCGATCGACACGGCGCTGTGGGACCTGCGCTGCAAGCGCGCCGGCGAACCCCTGTGGCGGCTGGCCGGCGGTCACCGCCGGGAGATACCGGTGTACGACACCGAGGGCGGCTGGCTCCACCTGGGCACCGACGAGCTGGTCAAGTCGGCCCTCGCCGCGAAGGAGGCGCAGTTCTCGGGCGTCAAGATCAAGGTCGGCAAGCCGCACCCGGCTGAGGACGCGGAGCGCCTGCGTGCCGTACGCGAGGCCGTGGGACCGTTCCTGCACATCATGACCGACGCGAACCAGTCGCAGTCGCTGTCCTCCGCCGTGCGGTTGGCCGCCGCCCTCGAACCGTACGATCCGTACTGGCTCGAGGAACCCATGCCCGCCGACGACATCAGCGGCCATGCCCGGCTCGCCCGCTCGACCCGGATCCCGATCGCGGTCGGCGAGTCGATGTACGCGCCCATGCAGTTCCGCAGCTACCTGGAGACCGGCGCGGCCTCTGTCGTACAGGTCGACGTGGCCAGGGTCGGCGGGATCACGCCGTGGCTGAAGGTCGCCCACCTCGCCGAGACGTTCAACGTCGAGGTGTGCCCGCACTTCCTGATGGAACTGCACGTCAGCCTCGTCGCCGCCGTCGCCAACGGCGCGTACGTGGAGTACATCCCGCAGCTGCGCGCGGTCACCCGCACCGAGCTGACCGTGCGGGACGGTCTGGCCGTCGCTCCGGACGAGCCGGGCATCGGGATCGACTGGGACATGGACGCCATCGACCGGCGGAGGGTGTCATGAAGACGGCCGTCGCTCCACCCGGCAGCGAGACGGACCGCCCCACCGACGGGGCCCGGCCGGCACACCGGCTGCCGTTCTGGGTCAACCAGCGGCTCGGGCTCCTCGTCATCATCATCGCGCTCGCCGCTCTGTTCGGTGTTCTGCGCCCGGCGTTCTTCGACGAGCGGCTGGTGCTCTTCCCGCTCCTGAGGGACATCTCGACGCTGACGGTGGTGGCACTGGCGCAGATGGTGGTGCTGTCCATCGGGCACATGAACCTCGCCGTCGGGCGCATGGCCGCCTTCGGCGCGTTCTTCGCCGGCTTCGGCTACGACCGGCTCGGTCTGTCGCTGCCGCTCGGCCTGGTGCTGTGCCTGGTGGCGGGCTGTGCGATCGGCGCGCTGACCGGCTGGATCATCGCCCGTACCGGGGTGAACTCCTTCGTCGTGACGCTGGCCATGGACTTCGCCCTGCTGGGACTCGTCTCTCTGCTCTACTCGGCCCTCACGGACAACGCCGCGTTCACCGCCCGTCCGGACGGGCTGGCGGAGCTGCGTTCCTACTCGCTCGCCGACATCTGTGTCGGGCCCGTCTGCGGCTCGCCGGCCGTCCCGCAGATCATCCAGTTCACCGTGATCGCCCTCGTCGGCCTCGGCTTCCTCTACTCCCGTACCCGGATGGGACGCGAGCTGCTGCTCACCGGCGCCAACCCGAGTGCCGCCGAGCTGTCCGGCATCCCCACCGGACGCAGGATCGTGCTCGCGCACGCGCTCTCGGGGCTGCTCGCCGCACTGGCCGGTTTCATGGCCGCCGTCGGCACGGGCACGTTCCGCGCGTCCATCGGCGACGACTTCATGCTCCCCTCGTTCCTGGGCGCGGTCCTGGGCGGGACCCTGCTCACCGGCGGCGTCGTCTCCGTCGTCGGCGCTCTGCTCGGCACCTCACTGGTCGGTGTGATCCGCAAGGGTCTGGACCTGCTCGGCGTCGGTCTCGAAAGCCTCAACATCTACCTCGGCTGCGTCCTGCTCCTGGCCCTGTCCGCCGACCGGGTGCGCACCGTCGTGTCCTACCGCAAGGTGGTGCGTTCCACATGACCCCGCTCCAGGACAGCAGTACGGCGGCATGGTCCGCGCTGCGGCGCTTCTCGCGCTCCACGACGACCACCCTGCTGGGCGTGGTCGTCGTCGGCTACGTCGCCCTCGGCATCTCGTCGTCCGGGACCTTCTTCGAAGGGCCCTCACTCCGTACGTTCCTGCAGTACCTCGCCACACCGGTCCTGATCGGGCTGGCCCAGATGGTCGCCCTCAGTGTGGGGCAGCTCAA includes these proteins:
- a CDS encoding substrate-binding domain-containing protein, which gives rise to MILRRSAVSVAATLALLAIASTACTVKTSDGSGPAGTATAKTGKGSAELADGSGTKVALVPGGAHPYFQPWKKAGADAEKTLKLGDVTFDETAEWDQQKQNNLLSTLAARGYNAFGVFGVSPTDVNTTFSDLKSQGFAVASLGSCPAGGRNEADFCLSTDVELAAYKAAEATIEAMGGKGTIVHLTGNNVDANTQLRIKGVQKAVKETGGKVDLLQNITDIDKDLQTAQKAVSDLLATKGSRIQGIVSTAYNPAVAAAEAVQETGSKAKVVAIDDDAKILSSIKNGSVSATVVQNPVGQAEIGAWALALLQTKQCTVKQPGQVIDSGSFVVTKPNLGTYDKARDTKTAELKKQFADEYLSCG
- a CDS encoding mandelate racemase/muconate lactonizing enzyme family protein; its protein translation is MTMITKATALLADIAVETDRTDAVQSFVKQETVLVTLTTTDGIEGTGYAYTIGTGGTSVLALLRDHLLPLLAGKDARNVEGLWQELFGLTRATTTGAITSLALAAIDTALWDLRCKRAGEPLWRLAGGHRREIPVYDTEGGWLHLGTDELVKSALAAKEAQFSGVKIKVGKPHPAEDAERLRAVREAVGPFLHIMTDANQSQSLSSAVRLAAALEPYDPYWLEEPMPADDISGHARLARSTRIPIAVGESMYAPMQFRSYLETGAASVVQVDVARVGGITPWLKVAHLAETFNVEVCPHFLMELHVSLVAAVANGAYVEYIPQLRAVTRTELTVRDGLAVAPDEPGIGIDWDMDAIDRRRVS
- a CDS encoding ABC transporter permease, whose protein sequence is MKTAVAPPGSETDRPTDGARPAHRLPFWVNQRLGLLVIIIALAALFGVLRPAFFDERLVLFPLLRDISTLTVVALAQMVVLSIGHMNLAVGRMAAFGAFFAGFGYDRLGLSLPLGLVLCLVAGCAIGALTGWIIARTGVNSFVVTLAMDFALLGLVSLLYSALTDNAAFTARPDGLAELRSYSLADICVGPVCGSPAVPQIIQFTVIALVGLGFLYSRTRMGRELLLTGANPSAAELSGIPTGRRIVLAHALSGLLAALAGFMAAVGTGTFRASIGDDFMLPSFLGAVLGGTLLTGGVVSVVGALLGTSLVGVIRKGLDLLGVGLESLNIYLGCVLLLALSADRVRTVVSYRKVVRST